The segment TTTAAATTCCgacttttttttctaaattttcaaATGCTGAACTCTCACCAATAAAAGGACTCCACTTTTTAGCATTCTTCTCCTCACGAGCAGAACACCGTAGatacaatattaatataatcatatcaaaataggtgaatatatatatatatatatatatatatatatatatatgatttaaataaatcaaaacctaaaatattaaaaaagcaATAAGACAAATTTATCCCTCCATTAGCTTAGTGGAATTGCTGTCCAATCATATAACATATGCCTCTTTAGTTGCAAGAAAATTATAATCAACTTAGTTATTAGTACAACCTTTGTAGACATGTGTCAAAAGAATGTGCACAAACTTtatacttttatgaaaaatggatATACTATGAGATTAAGCATATCCAATGGTAAAAAACATCTAATTAACAATTAATACATGGTCTCGATGAATTTATCAGAAATAATCTCCGTATCATTATAAGATAGGAGTAAGACGCATGAAATAATCTCTGTATAATTATAAGATAGGAGTAAGACTGTATATGCATCAGCTTGTTCAAACCCTAGCAAGACTAGATTggtatattattgttattttttttataaaaaaattaataaaattattttcgtttgatttaatttataagtGATTATAAGAGATCATTTTGTCTTTGTATACTATGTGGAAAGTTGTGTACTAAAGTTGggaatttttttcttgttaacATATAAACTAGCAATAaccacataaatatattaaattaatatagatgttgaccctattttactttttataagtAGTCTTTTGAGTGGCCACAAAAATATAGTATTAGTAATTAATATAGATGTTgacctttttaatattttgtcttTTGAGTGGGTGGCCGGTAATTGAAAGgaggaaaatcaagaaaaatattggAGCGGTTTTGATGGCGGCGAAATCAGAAATTTGATGAacgaataaaaaatatatttaaattttataaaattatattgaaaatatgtaaaagtaaattCATTTGTAATAGGTAAGTATATAACTTTAATATGTCATATAATTTTCTAACGAAGAATGTATACCAGACAAACCCTATGCATAAGGTGGCTTCGTCCATGTATATAATTACTAAATTCGTAATAATTATACtttcttttttcacttttacttatattatatacaatgtaattattttttatataatgaaaTCGTAAAAGTGAATGAAGAGTGCTTATATTATTTAAcatctaaaattatatttaaaaatccaAGGAATTTTTTTGCCAAAAGCATATTATACATTTatgataaaacaaaaacaaaaacactaACTTGAATTTCGACTAAAATCATACTAGATTTTGTCACattttatattatacatttaaCTATTGCATGCAcataatttatgaaagattttttaaaaaaagaattaagactcaaaataagtcttaaattttgtatatttgtgAATCATCTCATTTGTAAAGGTATAGATAGAATTATGAGAAGGttctagttatttttatttttaaaaaatataaaaagttatgttCTTTCGAAGTAGATCAAAAcgaaaaatacattatatatattaagacaAAGATTCATGTGATATATaacagaaaaaaatttaattattttagataattttttcataaaaattataatcgAATGAATTTATTCCATTAAGTGTCTCTCTCAATTGatcttcaaaattattttttatatataaaaaattaaaataaaaacaatcttTTTGGTTATATagtacaattattattattattattatatatatatatatatatatatatatataattataacttttttccTTGTGTAAATCCACTCTGAGTTGTGGTCCTTACTTTCTTTTAGTGGAAAATTCATGAAGGGTTTCCTAATAAAGATGTCCTAccaaacaattttattttatttttaaaaaaaatgtcacattatttttttttaaaaaaaagtgagaaaTCCTTTTATCTTATCATAttcaaattagaaaattaaattaaactagcAAAGAATAAAGATGCATGCATCTTAACATACACCACACCAACTAATAACCTATGTCCAAATTAGTCGTgttctaatataaatatttagaatCGAAGGAAAAAAACACTAGTAAGTTATCCTTTCTCCATTATTgttcatattatataatttggGTCAATACAAATTTGATacacaaaaaaagtaaaatttgtaattttgaatCTATCATAGTGATTATTTGGTTATAAAACTTCCGAATtactaatattaaatataaattataatatttatatggctataaaaaaaattaagttcgTATTTCTTCTCATAAACATGAAAACTTCATAACTTATGAAAATTACCAAACTTTCTCAATTTTCATACAATcttaccaaataaataaatcatgatttataaataaaatatcgaAATATTCTAACTTCTATGACacataattattaacatatctCCATGATCCGTTTATAAATCAATATTGCGATTACatgttatttcaaaattttcaaatacacataattttatAGTAATTCATAATCCAACAAATCAACAATAGTATTAGTAATTAGATATTCTTCCACATGATACCAACAATATCTTCACGTCAGagcataatttatatttttattttttttataaaacataaacttaTGAGTCTAAGTTCTCTaatttaaaaaagggaaaatgcacatgtacccctcaatctatgtctgaaattccagagacacacttatactatactaaggtcctattaccccctgaacttattttataagtaattttctacccttttttagcctacgtggcactagtttttttaaaaaagtcaaccatcgttggacccacaagatagtgatacgtaggtcgaaaaggggtaaaaaattattaataaaataagttcagggaggtaataggaccttagtataatataagtgtgtctttgagatttcaggcataggttgagggggtacttgggcattatccctttaaaaaatattgaaataataacatgaaattCGAAATCTTACAAAAATTTGAACTTGGAGTTATATTTTGTACTCGTAAACAAACgcaaatttcaaataaaagataatatttaTGTACACTCTACATTGTTCAGACAGATAATACCGTACTCGTAAAATTACACGAAATATGTCGAAGTTGTTGGGGGTCTCAAATCCCTAATCAAGTGCAATCTTAACTTAAAGACAGTCACAAAAATTAAAGGCAAAATCATTACCCAGAAATGATCAAATTATCAACAACCTTTCTACTAATAACTAACAGTCAGAAATGCCTTGCAAACAAATATTGGAAATGCAGAATTgctaaaagaacaaaaaggacATATATCCAGCCATTCAACCAAGCTATATTTTCGATCGATAATCGAGAACTCAGCAAGCACGACTGTACATAAACGAGATCGAACCACAACATTTCTGTCTCAGGTATGTACCATGAAATCTTTACTCGTTCGATGAATCAGTAAAACATTGTCTACTATGAATCATACAGGATACAAGAACAAATATTGATCTTGCTAACTAACTCATAACCGACCCAAATGATTACAGAACACGAACTGAGAACAACGTGAAGTTTCAGGagaaataatgaattcaattgAAATCTGACACATACAAAGGCGAAATAATACACTAAAGGTCGTAAGATACTTCACAATTCCTTCTATAACTAGTGGTACAAAACAGAGCTACAATCTGCCTAGTGTGAGGACAGACGGATATTTCAGTATAGACGAACCATACTTCAATTTACATTATCACTCCTCTCGTATTTCTTGCTTGCAAATCACATCCAGGTAAAAGCCAACTTACTTAATACCTGATCCCGGAGcctgattttcatcattatctaCCCTCTTAATGTATTAGTGAATAGGGTGGTATTGTGTGATCCCTCGCTTTGGAGGCAACTtccttaaaataaaaaggacaaGAGAAGAAGGCAGTATCTCCACTAACTGCGAAGAGGTTAAAAAGTTTGCTTAGTCTCAAAACATACAGAAAAATATTACTCCATTTTCTCCACTTTCTACCCCCCAAAGCGCAAAGTAAAAAACACCATGTCTAAGTATATACTCATGATTTGAAATTTGGATGAAACTAAGGTTTGGATAGGACACGATCAAGTGAAAtaataggcataatacataaacagacACTCAAAATTGGCCTCAACTGGCAAGTAACCACTCCAACTTTGAGTATGCACACACGACACCTCAACTCGTCTCCATTGTGTCAGTTGAACACTCCGACTTACAAAATGATCATCTAGACACCTCCAAAATTTATGAGCCACATCAGAGTGTCCACAAGATATAGAGTGGGGATGAGTTGGAATgtttagttgaggtgtctagatgTGCTTTCTCAAAGTTGCAATGCTTACATGCCCGTTGAGGCCAAGTTTAAGTGTCTGTTTATGTATGTGCCAAAATAATAACCATGCTATAATTTCAGAACATGATTTCCACTCCCTGTGTCTCAAATATTTCACCATAATCTTAAGATTTTGAAtccaattttcaatttaaacaaAATGTCAAACGAAGAGAAAGAAACCTGAGTTCATGGCACAAGTAAGAAACCCCCATCCCAACTCAAAAGGCTACATAGAAAAGGAGCCAAACAGAATTTTGGCGCATAAAACTGATTGTAAGATGCCACAAGCTGAAATATCATGTGAATTATCCAATTTATCGTGATTTGgcaataattatataaaatatactgACTGCCAATACTTCTTTTGATTATGGCGCAGCAACCAATATTTTACCTAAAGAAGTACTAATAGAAGTTCAGTGATATGGAACTCACCAGGtaatatatcaaattcaaaataggATGATACAAAACATCAAGATCTGCAGCTTTATCAAATGCATTGAAGCACATCTGTAGCAAAGATAATAATAGAGTGACTAACCATTAAGCCATATAGAATAACCAAAGAGGCTTTATGCCCTATAgatagaaaggaaaaaatttgagaaagatGCCCTATAGAAAGAAAATCAATGCATCAGctaagacttttttttttccggAAAAAAGGGTGTCTGGCCCAGCTTTCACGCATCTCAGCTAAGAGTAACTTATTGTATCAagaaaggttttagacaaaaaagaAACCATCTAAAGCAAAATATAGATATCATTGACACACTACAAACATGGGTTAGTTATGATCAGCTAAAAAATGTTTAGTTCACGAGGAATATGGACTTACCATAATGCATCTAATGAGGAAGCATGAAAAACATATTGTCGTGACATAACCAACCTACAGAAGCCAAAATGCCGGAGAAGTCAAAAGACctaataagaatgaaataccAAGAAAGAGAAGTACTAATAACATACCTCCTGCAGCTTCTTGCGTCTCCCTCTTGATTCTACTGGAAACCGCTGTAACATAAGAAAAAGCCTGGAAGAAAGTGAAAGAATATCAAGCCAAACAGTAAGGTGATATTGAAGGATGAATATGAATGACATACAAGTTGCAGGGACCCAATTATTCAAACATAAGAGTAAACAATGTACTCAAGTGTGATATAGCAAAGGTCAATCCACAAACTAAACAAACATGTGCTATACGCAGTGCTGTAAGAACTTTTTTTGCAgtatcttaatatttaaattactaattttatttttaagcagCACGTTCAACAACACTATGCATCTTTGTACGACCGTGCCGACAAACTAAGATAATGCTTGAGAAGACTTTTGAACTTTCATTAGGCAGGGCAATAAAAGGTCACATGAACTTTCACTAAAAGTAAGTGTAATTGAAGATATTTTACTCTTTTATATGTTTGTCATCTATTACTGCCGTGGTTGCTGCGTTCATTCAATCTAGCACCTGCCAATTTCTTTTCCTATGTATTAGGAACTTCACTCTAGAGTACTCTTTAGAGATGAGGGAAGACTTCAATGGGGAATCTTCCACTTTTTAGCTAGGAGGATAAAAATGATCGATATAGCAGGTGTCGAATGCGACAAGGGCAAAACAGAGGTTAATGGTTGCATTGTCAAAATAGTTGGTCAAGAATGGGAAACTCCTccactcatctctcctcctaatGAGCTCTCCATTCATTTCTCGAAGGTTCCAATTTTCAATCTTTTGCTCCTCTCTTCTCTAATTCACCATATTAGGGtatgtttctttcattttccttcttcaCTCCCCGCCCCCTCCTTCTTTTCCCTCCTTCCTTCTACATCTTCTTCTTACTTATGTCCTCTTTGTCAATGTGTGCTCCTGGTATCAAATATCAAACTAATGAAGTACAGGTTACTGAAAGTAACCGATGATCGCATAAGATACATGCCAATATACAAGATACTTAATTTCAGAAAATGGTGACGCTTAGGACACAACAGAAGTCATCTCGTGAAGGTTTAGATCTGTGGATGTATAGGCTAGGAAGCAGATCACCTTTTCGTCCAAAAAAATTGGCTTTTGATCAAAGCAAACAACAATTGACTACATATCCATCTCTACCTTCTAAAGAAGTGTTAAGAATAGCAACGAATCAGAAGATAAAACATCCTTTAACGAACGATAGAAACAAGTGCTAAGCTTTATGCTTATGTGCTTGATTTATACCCATTCTGTATGCGATTTAACAAATGTACATTCGGTAATTCCTGTCAGTGACAAAGTGACTGAtactaaaaatcaaattttaccTTCCACCGTAGAGGAGAAACCCCAATGCTGCAAATAGGGATACACCTGCAAGTACATTATGTTAATACTTCGCAACAGATCCATGcaatactaaaaataagttaaatctAAAACAAGAACCTGCAAAAAACATCTTGGATAAGATGAAGAGTACTCGAATAGGTTTCCACCACATTATCAGCCATAATATAATCTGCAAGATAtataagaaacaaagaaaatcaGCAATGAACATCCACCAAATAGGTACAGCAATTTAAAAGAGTAAACCCTTGTCTCACATGTTTCATGCAACAGTTTCATGAGAAAACATAAAGTTACATGTCTAACTGCGGCACTGAACATCTCATCAAACAAAATGTAGTCTTGATAAAGTATCTCCAAATGACAGAAACATATTTCCTTATCAATGACACTTCGTTTGATATATCCCTAAGATTTATGAGTGGTCTCAGCATTTTGTGAAATATTAGGCACTGTGCTCTCATTTCTGCTAATAGAATACCCTtaagaagggaaaattgtaGTAATTGCTGATGCTCAGGTGGAGGGTATCCTTAACGTTTGGGAGTTGGAGAGGATGGCCGGGGTACTGAGTGAAGTACCCTATGAACGACATGTTTAAGAATGTTGAGAAAAATTCTGATCAGATGAAACTTGTTGTCACTTTTAGAAATATATTGATGTCAAAACTCCCAGACCAGAGTTTATTTCTAGCAAGCACCAAAATAAATTGATGCGCCTGCCAAGGCATTCTTTTGAAATGGaccaaaaaggaaagaaagacaaataaattgaaacaagcAGGTTATATAAGTATTGCATAACTGTCACATATTTACCTGAATAGCATAAACCACTCCGTTGATTGTGAAGAAACTAGGTCTAAGCCCATCCGTGGACACAGCACGTGCCTGTCATGGAAAAAACAAATATGTTAACCTTGAGAAGATATATATCTACACAAAACTGAGACAGACCACAAGAACCTGGTAGTATATCTCAGCCCAGAATAATACTAGCAGAGCATAAGTTGTGAAGAATGCAAGACTTGGCATATCAAGCATAATATGTTGCACAATCTGCAAAAATGTAGTATAAAGCGTTAAAAATTAAAGGAGTGTAAAGACAAAAAACATCAAGATACTCTGTTGCTTAACCTCCGGGTGCAACTTCTGAACATCCCGACGAAATGTAAAAACTAGCGAGCGAACTGCCAAGAACATGAAGACACAGTTAAATAACAAAGACAACACGTCAAAACAAAGTGGAGTGTACAGGAACAATCATTTGAAAAGCATGTGTAATGGAACTTCCCATCAGGatgttcaaaaaataattagaagtaaagaaaagaaagatacTGACCTCCATTCACAAAGAAATTGAGAAAGTGGAAGACTTTTTGAGTGGTCCAGCCATATTCAGGAACTCTCATTTGAATGCGAATTAATTGTACCTGATTGCCAAGTTGCAAAGTAAGAAACAAATTCCAGAGCCGCACATAAATTGAAGTATTGGTACTggtaataataattttgtagaGCAATAACTGAATAACAATATGATCATCCAATGCGCAAGAACATGCATGAAAATTTAAACAAGTATACCAAAATCAATCAATGAGACACAAACAAACCAATTggcaaaatttaaatttcaaactccaGGCCATGTGCCCCCTCTTTTTTGCATACATAAACCAATTAGTGGAAATTAGACAATTTCAACTTTTGCCAAAAATATACATACTATAAGTGCATATTCTCCCTGGAAACATATAATAGTTTTGCCATGACTAAACACCTGaacaccaacaacaacaccCGCCATACCGGAAATAATAATCATGAACTTTCAGGGAGGAAAAGATGCAATCCTTTAAAAGTTTTACCTACTTCAACAACTTCCCTTTTTAGTTTCAAATTTCAGTTTTAATAACTTTCAAGTGTCTATACGAAATCATATAAAGACAATTCCTATTTGATATATCTATTTAAGCAAGTATTTTCCGGTTAAGAAGCAATTGTCTCTTGAACAAATTGTGTATTAATCTACTATAACTATAGAATACTCCACTTTCGCAAATTACTGTGTTTATCCGAATGATCCCAAAACGACGAAAATCTCTCTTTTTCCTATCCCTATCCATATGAGCCAGTGTTGCGAAAGGCGATCGCCTCGTCGCCAATGGCGAGAGGCGAGGCGACCCCTCATCGCCTTTTAACTTTGTGGCGAAGCGAGCCATGGCGACAAAAGGCGAGAGGTGAGATGCAAGAAAAGCAAGAAAGGCGTCACCTTTtgtatattcttaaaaaaagaCTACCAATTTAggattttaaaagttaaaaggtAATTTTAGGGCTTACGATTAGACTCCTTCGACGACCAGGCAAACTTTTCCGGCTACTCGAAAGTCCAACCAAGACatgtttcttcttttcttcttcaaacttcttcttttttggtttctttttccttcttcttcggACTTCAGAGTCACTTCTACCTCTGTTTTgacttttgttttgtttttttctcatTCATGTTCTAGAATTATAGTATGTACTAtctatttttagttttgaattAAACTATTTGCTAATATGTTATTGCTAttgagatttttattatttacatatgcaattcaatattttaattttttggtattaattggtGCCACACTTCAAAAAGGTGAGTGCCTCGCCGGTCGCCTCGCCTTATGGCAAGGCAGACCCTTGTTGCCTTTTGCCGTCTAAAACACTGATATGAGCCGAAACTAAAGCTCTGCTGAGTGATAGTTCTAGTAAGCGCCCCTTGAAAGCTTGATGCATACTCTATGAGTTATCTATCCCCGTTTCAAGGACCATCAAAAACAAGTCTAAAAtgcctcaaattcaaaagtTCCACCTAGAATTCTTCCCTTGACGAAAACATCAAAGTTTGGAGTTACATGATGCACATGACATTCAATTCAAACAACTAACAAGCAacataaaacaaatattcaGATTCTTCATACATCTCCAACACATATATGAGCCCAATCTTACTTTACCAATCAACATAACAATATAAAAAGAGCAGCCCAGTATACTAAGCTCCTGCTATGCACTGAACCACAAAGCTCTATTGGATGCAAAAAGCCTATTTACACAGCTCAAACCTGTCACATCCTACTAACATGACAACATCTTTACCGTCTAGACGACCTCCTTTCTTCTATACTAAGCTCCTACTATGCACTGAACCACATAGGTCTATTGGATGCAAAAAGCCTATTTACACAGCTCGAACCTGTCACATCATACTAACATGACAACAACTTACCTCCTAGACCTCCTTTCTTCTAGTTCACAAGGAAGGATGCTTACCACCTGATGGAACCTCTCTTATCCCAATCAACATaacaattatgttaaaattaactcataaaattcaaaactcaaaCGCTGAGACGTAAAGATAGAGAGACAGAATTTACAAGAGCAACGACGGCGACAACGCCGTAGAGAACAGCAAGGACATGGAATATACGGTTTTGCCAATCAAGAGATCTGTTCACATCGTCCCACCAATTGATTGCATCATTCAGATGATATGCCAACACCGCCACCGCCTTCTCCGACGGGCCTACAACCATCTCCGCCCGTCCCATCACCGGAGATTCCAAAATCAAACTCACCAATTTCAAaatccccccaaaaaaaaaatcaaacaccaAAATCGGCAACTACCTTTTtcagaaattaatttttaaaaaaattcatttactatttttgtttatttaaatttgtacttttttttcttttgtttttcaaaatggACGGCTAGAAAAAAAaggtattattttattatatataaaaacaaatacaatattaaaaaaaacgtTTAGAGGGGTAATGTtgtcctatatatatatatatatatatatatatatatatatatatccttgaTTAGGGGCGTGCACCGGTCGGTTCGGTTCGGATTATCGGTTTTTGGTTTTTAAATATGCTAATCCAATAACAAACcaataagatattctttatcGGTTTTCGATGTACCGATTTTTAATCATTATCAGTTCGATTTCGATTTATCCAATAAGAAAATGCCCGTGAAATATTATATGTCTTTTCACTTCTCTAGATGTTTTGATATAGTGaaacaagaaagataatgaGAAATTACATCAATAAGAGAATATATAGTTCGAAggttataattacatgttatcGCCAAAACAtagtatgtaattttttatgttaatcaaATTATGAACCTTCACAAACTTGCAAATGCTACAACCtacaattacaaactaaaactaaaataaactagTCCAACACTAaagctaaaactaaaactaaaatcaaatagctTCAATTGTGAACCCCTTACTTTAATCTTTAGGTTTTGAGTAAATAGTAAAAGCTAGTAAAATGGCATACGGTGAAGTTGGTAGAGttctaataatttgatatagttatagtgtttaattatatattaaagtattaatattaataattaggaagggcaaaataataaattattaccaTTTTATTGGGTTATCGATTTACCAATAATCCAATAGTAAAAACTGATGCCGAACCAATAacctaataaattatttttataaactcATTAAACCCCAATAAATCAATAACACAATAACAATACCCCAATAACATTTTTTCGATTCGATTTATCGGTATGTTCGATTTTTTTAAACCCATGTCCTTCATGCATTAGGAGAAGAAATCAACTAATAAAAACTTTAGTCTAATAATATAGGATTAGGATTTCGCATTGTTGTAAATATAGATAATTCTTTAGCTATTTTCTATTACGAGAAACAGTAGAGAGTAAAATATCTTTctttataataaagaaaatgttgAACGTTCATATGAATAATTCTAAGATCACGTTATACGTGGTGTCTTGTTGGATTTTTGGTGCTTTTGGTGAACTGATGTTTGTTAAAGCCTTCTAGCATTCTGCTATTTGTGATTGGTGTGTTATTACAAGTCTTTTAGTAATTCACTGGAATCAACGCTATTATATTTACGCGTCTGTTCTATTTCAGACTATACTATTCAAGCCCAGTGCCTTGCTTTTTTCCTCTGTTATTATTGGAATTGTTAATGTTGGAAGCACATTCATTTCGGTCTACCTTGTTGACAAGGTCGGAAGAAAGAAATCGATCcacatatctttcattttaacttaaaacaATAATAGTTCCCCCCAAttgcttgcttcatttagaTGGTATACCACCTTCTCCGACGGGTCTAGTACCATCTCCGCCTATCCGATCGCTGGAGattctaaaactcaaaagaatTTCACAATTTATCTCCAttacattttttcttcattctatCAAGTATAAATTTAGATAAGAGACAtgtattctatttaatttttaaaggttaAGATTATATTacataacaaatattataatcataattaagtCAACGAATTTTGTGAAACTACTCTCCAAATTTGGTAACAACAAAATATTCCCCACAAAAAATTGATATCCATTAATTTCATCTTATATTGAGACCAAATTAAATACTCCTAACACACTTGTTAAATGCATATGCAAAGTTAAATGAGacgtttatgtattatgctagtttgaaatgaaataaatcttttacaaatttattaaatgcatatacaaagttaaattatttattatgctATCTCAATtcgataattttattttatttattaatttttcatctGATTTTGGATACTCACATTGGACCCCGGCTAAATTTAGTTTCGCGCTTGGAAGTCCCACATTGGAGCCGGAAAGTTCTTTTCTTCCCTAAGACCTCTAGGTTAAGGATGACGGAGTACTTTCCACTCCACAATCATTATCGatgataaatttgatttttgatgattttgggTTGATCCGAATGCATGACCCGATTTGACGTGACCCATCACTTCCGGCCCGAATCCGACGAACATTCCTCGCTCGCCCTTTCATACTTTTCTGATTCAGAAGACTTTTCCTCATACTTTTGCCGCTCTCAAGCTTTTTACACTACAAACCGAACGCCACCGGAAAATCCTCTGTAAGTCGCCGAGAAATAGAGAGGATTTAGTAGAGATACAGGTGAATCATCGATCAAATGGCTCGCCAAGCGACCAAACTGATCGCAAATCTGTCAAAAAAGCTGAGTTCTAGCAATCCAACACTCGCTGCTCAGAACAGACTGTTTGGATCGGCGCCGCCTCCGCCGGCTGTGTTCGTTGATAAGAACACACGTGTCATCTGTCAAGGCATTACAGGGAAGAACGGTACCTTCCATACCGAGCAGGCCATCGAGTATGGCACCAAAATGGTAAGTGATGCTTTTTTCTGGTAATAGATGTGGATCCAAAATATTAGACTAGTAGATGCATCGTACTATACATCTGTATTTAGTATAATCATTTGTATATGTTTACAAATGGTATAATGGAGAAGTTGTTTCCATATGATCTGTATATCATGAGTTTGAGAGGTGGAATAGCTACTACTGCTTGTGTTAAGTTAggctgtaattttttttttgttgataacaGTGGTATGCGTGTTTTGCTTCTTTTAGAGTTACTGATATGTTGGCATAATGGTTCTGTTGCTCATACTCATGTTAAAAGTCCTTGTATGATGTGCACCCAATGGTATGTCATTGTGTGGTCAATGAGGTGGGTGAAAATCACGAGAAACTAGGCTTCATTTCTCGGTAGAGGTAGTAAATGCTGGTATATTCCCCCCTATATGTCTGCTTTTATAGTTATTGCATATGTTAGTATAATAGTTCTTTTGCTAATACTCATGTTAAGTTTTTGTATGATGTGCACCCAAAGGTATGTCCTTGTGGTCAATGAGGTGGTgaaaatcatgagaaactagGCTTCAATTCCCGGTAGTAGTAGACTATGGTGGTAATATATTCCTATATGTCGTATCTATATATTGGGGGATACTATATCTGGTATGTGTCAGATAACGATACCTGGTGGTATAGTTGAGGTGGGTAAGCCAACTTACATGACACCATTACCCAAAAAGGTTCTTTTCGGATGTTTTGAACTCCTTGTGTCTTCAAGGTCTTCTCTACATATTTTGTTTTCtgaattttccttaaaattgtCA is part of the Solanum lycopersicum chromosome 1, SLM_r2.1 genome and harbors:
- the LOC101252618 gene encoding tobamovirus multiplication protein 3 encodes the protein MGRAEMVVGPSEKAVAVLAYHLNDAINWWDDVNRSLDWQNRIFHVLAVLYGVVAVVALVQLIRIQMRVPEYGWTTQKVFHFLNFFVNGVRSLVFTFRRDVQKLHPEIVQHIMLDMPSLAFFTTYALLVLFWAEIYYQARAVSTDGLRPSFFTINGVVYAIQIILWLIMWWKPIRVLFILSKMFFAGVSLFAALGFLLYGGRLFLMLQRFPVESRGRRKKLQEVGYVTTICFSCFLIRCIMMCFNAFDKAADLDVLYHPILNLIYYLLVEILPSSLVLFILRKLPPKRGITQYHPIH